The following proteins are co-located in the bacterium genome:
- a CDS encoding isoleucine--tRNA ligase, whose amino-acid sequence METEVLARWKEEKTFEQTVEKNKASGEEFVFYDGPPFPTGNPHHGTIFVSILKDLIPRYKTMRGYYVPRSWGWDCHGLPIETLAEKNLGIKEKTEIESTLGVKAFNDECRKIVSEFNDSWEIYIDKLGRWVDFGNPYSTASREFMESVIWSFAECYKKGLIYKDYRVNPYCYRCETPLSISDTRLDDATRPKQDRAITVKFQSETDANTYFLAWTTTPWTLPSNLALAVGEDISYAFVTVEKETFILAEALVSSFAKEFGEEPTIQKVTLGKELLGMKYKPLLPYFRDQNPNGFCVISADFVSTEDGTGIVHTAPAFGEDDYWTCRSHNIGVIAPVNEKGEFTDEVSHFSGRNVHEANPDIIKYLKEQGLVVRDETIEHNYPHCWRCRNPLIYRAVDAWYFSVEKIKEKLIANNALISWKPESVQEGRFGKWLENARDWNISRNRYWATPIPVWECSQSDCGHRVVLGSLEELETKAGSTLEDLHKENLDTIHFACEQCGSQMTRVPEVLDGWYESGSMPYGQFHYPFEHAEHFRSHFPADFIVEYTGQIRGWFYYLHVLSTALFDRPAFQNCLVHGTLLAADGKKISKSLKNYTDPMELMKKYGADALRAYLLSSHAVQMADLAFRDDGVEEMVKSLSLPLWNALSFFTTYAEIDEIDSEQLDLTQHESHLTDLDRFILSEIEITIRQVQEELDEYNVHEAAKYLPKFLDTLNNWYIRRSRQRVWAPEKNSPDKLAFYSVLYTTLQRFTQILSPFCPFIAESVWKALGNSESVHMSAWPTIDGTRCNEDLSKRVALAREIISAGLSLRSKASIRVRQPLQELQLAILEELSLESQLPAIQEELNVKSIAIIKDPSLIGERIGKANSRLIGPRYGKDAKRIFSALKSGNFTIDDDGKINIDELVLEHDEAQVVYVGKEGADVEAVKGAVLTFDFNISEELKIEGLARDLVRQIQELRKEADFNISDRIALAVQGGDQVLAAHENYITQETLTAERLPKLENADIEKTVVIGESNVTIQLSRIS is encoded by the coding sequence ATGGAAACAGAGGTCCTTGCTCGCTGGAAAGAGGAAAAGACTTTCGAACAAACTGTTGAAAAAAATAAAGCCTCTGGGGAAGAGTTTGTCTTCTACGATGGTCCCCCATTCCCAACGGGGAATCCGCATCACGGCACTATCTTCGTATCTATTTTGAAAGATCTTATTCCACGATACAAAACGATGCGTGGTTACTACGTCCCAAGGTCGTGGGGATGGGACTGCCATGGTCTCCCAATTGAAACACTGGCCGAGAAAAATCTCGGGATAAAAGAGAAAACAGAGATTGAAAGTACGCTCGGGGTAAAAGCTTTTAACGACGAATGTCGGAAAATTGTCTCCGAATTTAACGATTCATGGGAGATTTATATAGATAAGCTCGGACGATGGGTCGACTTCGGCAATCCCTATAGCACTGCGTCTCGAGAGTTCATGGAGTCTGTCATCTGGTCTTTCGCTGAGTGCTACAAGAAAGGCCTCATCTATAAAGACTACCGGGTAAACCCTTACTGCTATCGGTGCGAAACTCCCCTCTCAATCTCAGATACACGGCTAGATGACGCGACACGCCCCAAACAAGATAGAGCGATTACTGTCAAATTCCAGTCTGAAACAGATGCGAATACGTATTTTCTCGCTTGGACGACTACTCCATGGACGCTCCCGTCTAACCTTGCACTCGCAGTCGGAGAGGACATCTCCTATGCATTCGTAACGGTAGAAAAAGAAACATTCATACTGGCAGAAGCACTTGTTTCGTCATTTGCGAAAGAGTTCGGTGAAGAACCTACAATTCAAAAGGTAACTCTCGGGAAAGAGCTGCTCGGCATGAAATATAAGCCGCTTCTTCCGTATTTTCGCGATCAGAATCCAAATGGATTTTGCGTTATTTCAGCCGATTTTGTGTCGACCGAGGATGGAACGGGAATTGTGCATACCGCACCCGCGTTCGGTGAAGACGATTACTGGACGTGCCGTTCTCACAATATCGGAGTCATCGCACCGGTGAATGAAAAAGGAGAGTTTACTGATGAGGTCTCTCACTTTTCGGGACGCAACGTCCATGAGGCAAATCCAGACATTATTAAATATTTGAAAGAGCAAGGACTGGTTGTTCGAGATGAAACCATCGAGCATAACTATCCGCATTGCTGGCGGTGCAGGAACCCCCTCATCTATCGAGCAGTCGATGCTTGGTATTTTAGTGTAGAGAAAATCAAAGAGAAGCTCATAGCAAATAATGCGCTTATCTCTTGGAAACCAGAAAGTGTTCAGGAAGGTCGTTTCGGAAAGTGGTTAGAGAATGCTCGGGATTGGAATATTTCAAGGAATCGCTACTGGGCAACTCCAATTCCAGTCTGGGAATGTTCTCAATCAGACTGCGGCCACCGTGTAGTGCTGGGCTCTCTCGAAGAACTCGAAACAAAAGCAGGAAGCACTCTTGAGGATCTCCATAAAGAGAATCTCGATACTATTCACTTTGCATGTGAGCAGTGCGGAAGTCAGATGACAAGAGTCCCAGAAGTCCTCGACGGCTGGTACGAGTCAGGGTCGATGCCATACGGACAGTTTCACTATCCATTTGAACATGCAGAGCACTTTCGCTCTCACTTCCCTGCTGACTTCATAGTGGAGTACACAGGACAAATAAGAGGTTGGTTCTACTATCTTCATGTCCTATCCACCGCTCTCTTTGATCGTCCTGCGTTCCAGAATTGCCTCGTACACGGGACGCTCCTCGCTGCTGATGGGAAAAAAATCTCTAAGTCTCTGAAGAACTATACCGATCCAATGGAGTTAATGAAAAAGTATGGGGCAGATGCCCTGCGTGCCTACCTGCTCTCGTCACATGCCGTACAGATGGCAGATCTCGCTTTCCGAGATGATGGAGTGGAAGAAATGGTAAAGAGCCTCTCGCTCCCGCTCTGGAATGCCCTGAGCTTCTTCACGACTTATGCTGAGATCGATGAGATCGATAGCGAACAACTCGATCTCACTCAGCACGAATCACACCTAACAGATCTCGACCGATTCATCCTTTCTGAAATTGAGATTACGATTAGACAGGTACAAGAAGAACTCGATGAATACAACGTTCATGAAGCTGCCAAGTACCTTCCAAAATTTCTCGATACGCTCAATAACTGGTATATTCGTCGGAGCCGACAACGGGTTTGGGCGCCTGAGAAAAACTCTCCCGACAAGCTCGCTTTTTATTCAGTGCTGTATACTACCCTACAACGATTCACTCAGATCCTCAGTCCGTTCTGTCCCTTTATTGCAGAATCAGTCTGGAAAGCACTCGGCAACTCTGAAAGTGTGCATATGTCGGCTTGGCCAACTATCGATGGTACGCGGTGCAACGAAGATCTCTCAAAACGAGTCGCGCTAGCTCGTGAAATCATTTCAGCTGGCCTGTCGCTTCGCTCAAAAGCGAGCATCCGAGTACGCCAGCCACTCCAAGAACTCCAACTCGCCATTCTGGAAGAGCTTAGCTTGGAGAGTCAGCTTCCGGCTATTCAAGAAGAGCTAAATGTTAAGTCGATAGCAATCATTAAAGACCCATCTCTGATTGGAGAACGAATCGGAAAAGCCAACTCTCGGCTTATCGGCCCGAGATATGGGAAGGATGCAAAGAGAATTTTTAGTGCCTTAAAAAGTGGAAACTTTACGATCGATGACGATGGGAAAATAAACATTGATGAACTCGTTCTTGAACACGACGAGGCTCAAGTGGTTTACGTTGGGAAAGAAGGCGCCGATGTTGAAGCAGTAAAGGGAGCTGTTCTGACCTTTGATTTTAATATCTCTGAAGAGCTCAAGATCGAGGGGCTTGCGAGAGATCTCGTCAGACAGATTCAGGAACTGAGAAAAGAGGCTGATTTTAATATCTCTGATCGCATAGCACTTGCAGTGCAGGGAGGCGATCAGGTGTTAGCAGCACACGAGAACTATATCACTCAAGAAACACTCACCGCAGAACGTCTTCCAAAACTCGAAAATGCCGATATTGAGAAGACAGTTGTTATCGGGGAGAGTAACGTCACTATTCAGCTAAGCCGAATCAGCTAG
- a CDS encoding J domain-containing protein: MQRLCFRDFVFKSLERPCYQIPSGQFMRYQCKIDQSGFRCTLLEERLMYWAYHTLGVLPGASREEVKRNYRRLLMSYHPDRLLHAQQSDDEKRRDLLRFHEVQQAWEALDREFVRIEKNAA; this comes from the coding sequence ATGCAACGTTTGTGTTTCAGGGATTTTGTCTTTAAGTCGCTGGAAAGGCCTTGCTATCAGATTCCCTCTGGTCAATTCATGCGCTATCAGTGCAAAATAGACCAGTCGGGTTTTAGGTGCACGTTGTTAGAGGAGAGGTTGATGTATTGGGCATATCATACACTGGGAGTCCTCCCTGGAGCATCTCGCGAAGAAGTAAAGAGGAATTATCGTCGGCTTTTAATGAGCTATCATCCTGATCGGCTTCTTCACGCGCAACAGTCTGATGATGAAAAACGGAGAGACCTTTTGCGTTTTCATGAAGTGCAGCAGGCGTGGGAAGCGCTTGATCGTGAGTTTGTTCGTATAGAGAAGAATGCTGCGTAG
- a CDS encoding Hsp20/alpha crystallin family protein, whose protein sequence is MERVKSSVTEWWRNKMVGFGRGYVRPYRRVAQYAPTLRSVSPLGLSEDVLRDFFNLAEPMLNQRTMSQRTTSNIPTENFFVNVTDGDSAYTLAVQLPGQKKEDVEIALEEGVLRITVKSEEEGEILPSEESTSERVLLKEWAPKMGTRSFTLPKDADPEKVGAIMSDGILTLTIGKLEEQQAKRVEIH, encoded by the coding sequence ATGGAGAGAGTTAAAAGTTCTGTAACTGAATGGTGGAGGAATAAAATGGTAGGATTTGGAAGAGGCTATGTCAGGCCGTATAGACGGGTAGCGCAGTATGCACCTACGCTTAGGAGTGTTAGCCCTTTAGGGTTGAGTGAGGATGTATTACGAGATTTTTTTAACCTTGCTGAGCCGATGCTTAACCAGCGAACAATGAGCCAGCGAACAACGAGCAATATCCCGACTGAAAATTTCTTCGTGAATGTAACTGATGGGGATTCAGCGTATACATTAGCAGTTCAGTTACCAGGACAAAAGAAAGAAGACGTCGAGATAGCGCTCGAAGAAGGAGTGCTTCGCATTACCGTAAAAAGCGAGGAAGAAGGGGAGATTTTACCGTCTGAAGAGAGTACCTCTGAGCGCGTTCTTCTGAAAGAATGGGCGCCAAAGATGGGTACGCGCTCTTTTACCCTTCCGAAAGATGCAGATCCTGAAAAGGTTGGGGCCATAATGAGCGATGGAATCTTAACTCTAACAATTGGGAAACTTGAAGAGCAGCAAGCGAAGCGAGTTGAGATTCATTGA
- the argB gene encoding acetylglutamate kinase: MTEVDLQLLKTAIPYIRAYKGKIFVIKLGGEICKPGKHLKNLMEQLSLAYQLGIQLIIVHGGGPQANALADRLQIESEFINGRRITSPGMLEAAKMSFAGTVNTDLVAALNAEEVPAIGMSGIDGGLAKAFKRPPQTVSNVETQQEQNVDFGEVADLKGIDPHVLYSLLEKGFVPVICSLVSDTTGRILNINADTLAAGIAEAVGAQKYCLLSPVDGVMRDINDPTSLLSEITLTQAEELLTDGTVQGGMHTKIQNCIEVLKRGVPRAHIANGLKPDAFLNEIFTNEGSGTLLIAEKS, encoded by the coding sequence ATGACTGAAGTAGATTTACAACTCTTAAAGACCGCAATTCCCTATATACGAGCCTATAAGGGGAAAATATTCGTGATTAAGTTAGGGGGTGAGATATGCAAACCAGGCAAACACCTCAAAAATCTCATGGAGCAGCTCTCGCTTGCCTACCAGCTGGGCATACAGCTTATCATTGTGCATGGCGGTGGTCCTCAGGCAAATGCTCTAGCCGATAGGTTGCAGATCGAGTCTGAGTTTATTAATGGAAGGCGAATTACTTCTCCTGGGATGCTGGAAGCTGCAAAGATGAGTTTTGCTGGAACAGTAAATACCGATCTTGTTGCGGCGTTGAATGCAGAGGAAGTTCCAGCGATTGGAATGAGTGGGATTGATGGAGGACTCGCAAAAGCCTTTAAGCGCCCTCCTCAAACGGTATCAAATGTTGAGACTCAGCAGGAACAGAATGTTGATTTTGGTGAAGTTGCAGACCTGAAAGGAATTGATCCTCACGTGCTGTATTCTCTTTTAGAAAAGGGGTTTGTCCCTGTTATCTGCTCACTCGTTTCAGATACTACGGGCAGAATCTTAAACATTAATGCTGATACACTAGCAGCAGGAATTGCAGAAGCTGTTGGAGCTCAAAAGTATTGTTTGCTCTCGCCCGTCGATGGAGTGATGCGTGACATAAATGACCCGACCTCGCTACTTTCAGAAATCACACTGACCCAAGCAGAAGAACTCCTGACTGATGGTACCGTTCAGGGTGGAATGCATACAAAAATTCAAAACTGTATTGAGGTTTTGAAACGGGGAGTTCCAAGAGCTCACATTGCAAACGGCTTAAAACCAGATGCGTTCCTCAACGAGATCTTTACCAATGAGGGATCAGGCACGTTGTTAATTGCCGAAAAGAGTTAG
- a CDS encoding N-acetylornithine carbamoyltransferase: MKHYTQAKRCSLDTLLSLLQAASLMKYERRYPDLSGKILGMVFMNPSLRTKLSFEAAMARCGGQALSITPGESSWAFEEQLGIRMDSDRPEHLKDAVRVMSRYVDALALRSFAKLQSVTEDVQDTTLRRFEDWSTVPVMSLESAVEHPCQMLADMLTIKEICTEPKAKNFCLRWAPHIKPLPLAVPHSAIFAAAHLGMNITVCAPEGYELHTEFIQYAKETTTFLGGTFAQSHDPSSLPDDTKIVYVKSWGASSLYNQPERQRQDFERHAHWMVDAPLLQEETRLLHCMPIRRNLVATDAALDHKNSAIIEQAENRLWAQLSILEWIFTNDDGVIQND, encoded by the coding sequence ATGAAGCACTATACACAAGCCAAGCGATGTTCTCTTGATACACTGCTCTCACTGCTCCAAGCAGCGTCTCTGATGAAATATGAACGGCGATATCCTGACCTTTCAGGGAAAATTCTCGGAATGGTATTTATGAATCCATCTTTGAGAACCAAACTTTCTTTCGAGGCCGCAATGGCTCGATGTGGAGGCCAAGCACTTTCAATTACCCCAGGAGAATCTTCTTGGGCTTTTGAAGAGCAGCTCGGCATTCGAATGGATAGTGACAGACCTGAACATTTGAAAGATGCGGTACGAGTGATGTCTCGCTATGTGGATGCGCTTGCACTTCGAAGCTTCGCAAAACTTCAGTCAGTTACGGAAGATGTGCAAGACACCACCTTACGCCGCTTCGAGGATTGGTCAACTGTTCCAGTTATGAGCCTTGAATCAGCGGTTGAGCATCCGTGTCAGATGTTAGCTGACATGTTGACAATCAAAGAAATCTGCACCGAACCGAAGGCAAAGAATTTCTGTCTCAGATGGGCTCCGCACATCAAACCCTTGCCGCTTGCCGTTCCCCACTCAGCGATTTTCGCTGCAGCACACCTTGGCATGAATATCACGGTGTGTGCTCCAGAGGGGTATGAATTGCACACTGAGTTTATTCAGTACGCGAAAGAAACCACCACATTCCTCGGAGGCACATTCGCCCAAAGCCATGATCCGAGCAGCTTACCAGATGATACAAAAATCGTTTATGTAAAAAGCTGGGGAGCGAGCTCGCTCTATAATCAGCCAGAGCGGCAACGCCAAGACTTCGAACGGCACGCGCACTGGATGGTGGATGCGCCTCTGCTACAAGAAGAGACGCGCCTCTTACATTGCATGCCGATACGGAGAAACCTCGTAGCGACTGATGCGGCTCTTGACCACAAAAATTCGGCAATCATTGAACAGGCTGAGAATCGACTCTGGGCACAGCTCTCTATTCTTGAATGGATTTTTACTAATGACGATGGAGTGATACAAAATGACTGA
- a CDS encoding aminotransferase class III-fold pyridoxal phosphate-dependent enzyme, translated as MDAIAPLVNTYPQYPFEITHGSGAYVTGSDGNTYLDLYGGHAVCALGHNHPRIQQAIACQSEKLFFYSNLTRLSIRNKAAEALLTFANNRMSSLFFCNSGAEANENALKLAVQLTGRSRIVAFKGGWHGRTTMAAAATDDPSWHAKTPGWTGNVLFLEPNNIAELEKIDQTCAAVIIEPIQSIGGVNTIENEFLIALRQQTSKTGTLLIFDEVQTGVGRTGVPYVNGHGHRDSSMLTHGIEADMSTTAKSLANGFPVGAVLFTAEIAQEIALGDLGSTFGGGPLASAAVLETISIISNEHLMERVQRFEDAIRSELSCCSLVQEIRGHGCLLGLVLSAPAQRVVTGLRDKRILAGTSGVSNVMRLLPSYQVEETHAKQLAEALADIGEGLT; from the coding sequence ATGGATGCGATAGCTCCTCTCGTAAATACATATCCCCAGTACCCCTTTGAAATTACCCACGGAAGCGGGGCATATGTGACTGGTTCTGATGGAAATACATATCTCGACCTTTACGGCGGGCACGCCGTATGTGCACTCGGACACAATCATCCTCGAATTCAGCAAGCAATTGCTTGCCAATCAGAAAAACTCTTCTTCTACTCGAATCTTACTCGCCTCTCGATTCGGAACAAAGCCGCCGAAGCTCTACTCACCTTTGCGAACAACAGAATGAGTTCCCTATTCTTTTGCAATTCTGGTGCTGAAGCGAACGAGAACGCACTCAAACTGGCTGTTCAACTCACGGGACGTTCGCGAATCGTGGCATTCAAAGGGGGATGGCACGGCAGAACCACAATGGCTGCTGCTGCTACAGACGACCCATCGTGGCATGCAAAAACACCAGGGTGGACTGGGAATGTCCTCTTCCTAGAACCGAATAATATCGCTGAGCTTGAGAAGATTGATCAGACATGTGCAGCCGTGATTATTGAACCCATTCAGAGTATCGGTGGAGTTAATACGATCGAGAATGAATTCCTTATTGCGCTTCGACAGCAGACGAGCAAAACGGGAACACTTCTTATTTTTGATGAGGTGCAAACAGGAGTAGGCCGCACAGGAGTCCCGTATGTTAATGGACATGGTCACCGAGATAGTTCAATGCTCACGCACGGCATTGAAGCGGACATGAGCACAACAGCAAAAAGCCTAGCAAATGGATTCCCGGTCGGAGCAGTTCTTTTTACCGCCGAGATTGCTCAAGAAATTGCACTTGGAGATCTCGGATCCACCTTTGGTGGAGGACCACTAGCGAGTGCCGCCGTTCTTGAAACAATATCAATCATCTCGAATGAACATCTCATGGAACGAGTCCAAAGATTTGAAGACGCGATCCGCAGCGAGCTTTCGTGCTGCTCTCTTGTGCAAGAGATACGCGGACATGGCTGTCTCCTTGGTCTCGTCTTATCAGCACCAGCACAACGCGTCGTGACTGGACTCAGAGACAAAAGAATTCTTGCGGGAACAAGTGGCGTCTCGAACGTGATGCGCCTTCTTCCCTCTTATCAGGTCGAGGAAACGCATGCGAAACAACTGGCCGAGGCGCTAGCCGACATTGGAGAAGGCCTGACATGA
- the argC gene encoding N-acetyl-gamma-glutamyl-phosphate reductase, with the protein MTIDDTLTTPTVAVAIFGGTGYGAGELLRLLAHHPDVKVVSINSRTQVGKLVTDIHPHLLGFYDTLRFSSELDIDAIKEHPHRIIISALPHEVSGKTGEALEPTRSLLNMKFIDLSGAHRLSAQDLHQQFYPGTPRNEELATKFVYGLTELASNSVSTASHIANPGCLATASILSLAPIASLIKPAFIAFDAKTGSSGSGRELKEGTHHPTRHASYTAYKPLSHQHVPEISSCLKHIGLPSCETSFIAQSLPIARGIYVTTHVHNKTSLNADQVVDAFEAFSAQHPFIRFRKSPPHLQPVVGTNFCDLSVAIDDKKLIVMAAIDNLVKGMAGQAIQNLNLMCGLPEERGLMIPGTRPY; encoded by the coding sequence ATGACTATTGACGATACATTGACGACTCCAACAGTTGCAGTAGCAATCTTCGGCGGCACTGGGTATGGCGCAGGAGAGCTGCTTCGACTCTTGGCACACCACCCTGATGTGAAAGTTGTTTCAATCAATTCGCGAACTCAGGTCGGAAAACTCGTAACAGATATCCACCCGCACTTGCTTGGATTCTATGATACGCTTCGTTTCTCAAGTGAGTTAGATATCGATGCGATTAAAGAGCATCCACATCGCATAATCATTAGTGCTCTTCCACATGAAGTGAGCGGTAAAACAGGAGAAGCTCTAGAGCCGACACGCTCACTGCTCAATATGAAGTTTATCGATCTCTCAGGAGCGCATCGACTATCGGCACAAGATTTACATCAGCAATTCTACCCTGGAACGCCTCGTAATGAGGAGTTAGCGACAAAGTTCGTCTATGGGCTTACCGAACTCGCGAGCAATTCAGTCTCAACTGCATCTCATATTGCCAACCCAGGATGTCTGGCCACTGCCTCAATCCTGTCACTGGCTCCGATTGCCTCTCTGATCAAGCCAGCCTTCATAGCATTCGACGCAAAAACAGGTTCTTCTGGCTCAGGTCGAGAACTAAAAGAGGGCACTCATCACCCAACCCGGCATGCGAGCTATACGGCATATAAGCCTCTCTCTCACCAGCACGTACCAGAGATCAGTTCATGCCTGAAACACATCGGATTACCATCGTGCGAGACGAGCTTTATTGCACAAAGCCTTCCGATTGCACGTGGCATCTACGTTACAACGCATGTGCACAACAAGACGAGTCTGAATGCGGATCAAGTCGTTGACGCCTTCGAGGCTTTCAGCGCCCAACATCCATTTATTCGCTTTCGCAAATCGCCACCACATCTACAACCGGTAGTCGGCACAAACTTTTGTGACCTCTCGGTAGCCATAGATGATAAAAAGCTCATTGTCATGGCTGCAATTGATAACCTGGTTAAGGGCATGGCTGGACAAGCCATTCAAAATCTTAACCTGATGTGCGGGCTCCCGGAGGAACGCGGCTTGATGATCCCTGGCACTCGTCCCTACTAA